From a region of the Bradyrhizobium sp. KBS0727 genome:
- a CDS encoding isochorismatase family protein — MALTTLDPVTALIIVDLQRWVVGSTFIHPIGDIVTRAQNLVTAFRRHRLPIVLVNVDGTAPGRTERPRHITQLPDGWTDLLPELGRQPDDIVVTKRTWGAFASTDLENQLRRRGVTQVVVSGVATGTGVESTARQAYEAGFNVTLAVDAMTDARPDAHDYSIASVFPRLGETGSTQAIIDLLERTHTHDLA, encoded by the coding sequence ATGGCACTCACGACGCTCGATCCGGTCACGGCCCTCATCATTGTCGATCTGCAACGCTGGGTCGTCGGCTCGACGTTCATCCATCCGATCGGCGATATCGTGACGCGCGCCCAAAACCTCGTCACCGCGTTTCGGCGGCACCGGCTGCCGATCGTGCTGGTCAATGTCGATGGCACAGCACCCGGACGAACCGAGCGGCCACGCCACATCACACAGCTTCCCGACGGCTGGACCGACCTCCTCCCGGAACTCGGCCGGCAACCCGATGACATCGTGGTCACCAAGCGCACATGGGGCGCGTTCGCGAGCACCGATCTCGAAAACCAGCTCAGGCGTCGCGGCGTTACGCAGGTCGTGGTGTCAGGCGTCGCGACCGGCACCGGCGTCGAATCGACCGCGCGCCAGGCCTATGAGGCGGGCTTCAACGTCACGCTCGCCGTCGACGCCATGACGGATGCGCGGCCGGACGCGCATGACTATAGCATCGCCAGCGTGTTCCCGCGGCTCGGCGAGACCGGCTCGACGCAGGCCATCATCGATCTCCTCGAAAGGACCCACACGCATGACCTGGCTTGA
- a CDS encoding MarR family winged helix-turn-helix transcriptional regulator: MNNSSSSTGTARTSALAEDLRLLIGTLKRRLREQGQRADLPPSQVAVLLRLEKDGPATVSGLARSEGMRPQSMSAAIAALEAAGLVRGAPDPDDGRQTIMSLTEACRERLRTGRAARQDWLARAIAAKLSAREQQELAAAAKLLKRLVED; this comes from the coding sequence ATGAACAATTCGTCGAGCAGTACCGGGACGGCGCGGACATCCGCGCTCGCCGAAGACCTTCGTTTGCTGATTGGAACGCTGAAGCGCCGGCTTCGCGAGCAGGGTCAACGGGCGGATCTGCCCCCGTCCCAGGTCGCCGTCCTGCTTCGCCTTGAAAAGGATGGGCCTGCGACCGTATCCGGCCTGGCGCGATCGGAGGGGATGCGCCCGCAATCGATGAGCGCGGCGATCGCAGCGCTGGAGGCGGCCGGCCTGGTCCGCGGTGCCCCCGATCCCGATGACGGCCGGCAAACCATCATGTCCCTCACCGAGGCCTGCCGCGAGCGGCTGCGCACCGGCCGGGCTGCGCGGCAGGATTGGCTGGCGCGCGCCATCGCAGCGAAGTTGTCCGCGCGCGAGCAGCAGGAACTTGCCGCCGCCGCCAAGTTGTTGAAGCGACTCGTCGAGGATTGA
- a CDS encoding TRAP transporter substrate-binding protein produces MKRRTFLTAGAVAGATTLVAAPAIAQGSPEIKWRLTSSFPKSLDTIYGTAQTFAKYVAEATDNKFQIQTFSAGEIVPGLQALDAVGNATVEMAQTPLYFYIGKEPALAYATGVPFGMNHRHQASWWSFGGGDALVNEALKPFKAHAILCGNSGTQMGGWFRKEIKTVEDLNGLKFRIAGLGGHVLARLGIVPQQIAAGDVYPALEKGSLDAAEFVGPYDDEKLGFYKVAKYYYFPGWWEGGAMLHMVVNDEKWAALPKQYQEILNQAGSAAGAWMLEKYDSVNPAALKRLIAGGAELRAFPQPVMEASYKATQDHLNELAEKSPLFKKTKDSHDAYMKELMFYTQIAENYYDNYLLGKMRKT; encoded by the coding sequence ATGAAACGCCGTACCTTCCTCACCGCCGGCGCCGTGGCCGGCGCCACGACGCTGGTGGCCGCGCCCGCGATCGCGCAAGGCTCGCCCGAGATCAAGTGGCGCCTGACCTCGAGCTTTCCGAAATCGCTCGACACCATCTACGGCACCGCGCAGACCTTTGCGAAATACGTCGCTGAGGCCACCGACAACAAGTTCCAGATCCAGACGTTTTCGGCCGGCGAGATCGTGCCCGGCCTGCAGGCGCTCGATGCGGTCGGCAACGCGACCGTCGAGATGGCGCAGACCCCGCTTTATTTCTACATCGGCAAGGAGCCGGCGCTGGCCTATGCGACCGGCGTGCCGTTCGGCATGAACCATCGCCATCAGGCATCCTGGTGGTCGTTCGGCGGCGGCGATGCGCTGGTCAACGAGGCGCTGAAGCCGTTCAAGGCTCACGCCATCCTGTGCGGCAACTCCGGCACGCAGATGGGCGGCTGGTTCCGCAAGGAGATCAAGACGGTCGAGGATCTCAACGGCCTGAAATTCCGCATCGCCGGGCTGGGCGGCCACGTGCTGGCGCGGCTCGGCATCGTGCCGCAGCAGATCGCGGCCGGCGATGTCTATCCGGCGCTGGAGAAAGGCTCGCTCGATGCCGCCGAGTTCGTCGGTCCCTATGACGACGAAAAACTCGGTTTCTACAAGGTGGCGAAGTACTACTACTTCCCCGGCTGGTGGGAAGGCGGCGCCATGCTGCACATGGTCGTCAACGACGAGAAGTGGGCAGCATTGCCCAAACAATACCAGGAGATCCTCAACCAGGCCGGCTCCGCCGCCGGCGCGTGGATGCTCGAGAAATACGACAGCGTCAATCCGGCTGCCTTAAAGCGCCTGATCGCGGGCGGCGCCGAGCTGCGCGCGTTCCCGCAACCGGTCATGGAAGCGAGCTACAAGGCGACGCAGGACCATTTGAACGAGCTTGCCGAAAAGAGCCCGCTGTTCAAGAAGACCAAGGACAGCCACGACGCCTATATGAAGGAACTGATGTTCTACACCCAGATCGCGGAAAATTATTACGACAACTATTTGCTCGGAAAGATGCGCAAGACCTGA
- a CDS encoding zinc-binding dehydrogenase, which translates to MKAYVYGANGAEITDVAKPSPKGTQVLVQVHANGLNRADLGMTKGHAHGAAGGVGTVLGMEWAGEVAELGPDAKGVKVGDRVMGSGGAAFAEYALTDHGRLFHLPAQGNMSFEEAATLPVALATMHNAVVTNGALQAGQTVLIQGASSGVGLMAMQIAKFKGAKLVIGSSTDEARRGRLKDFGADLAVDSKDPGWVDQVLKATDGEGVDLIVDQISGPVANQNLKATKIKGRIVNVGRLGGTHADFNFDLHAARRINYIGVTFRTRSIEEIREIFDEVRKDIWSAVESRKLQLPIDKVFSFAEIGKAFEHMEANKHLGKIVVRH; encoded by the coding sequence ATGAAGGCCTATGTTTACGGCGCCAACGGCGCCGAGATCACCGACGTCGCCAAGCCGTCGCCGAAGGGCACGCAGGTGCTGGTGCAGGTTCACGCCAACGGCCTCAACCGCGCCGATCTCGGCATGACCAAGGGCCACGCCCATGGCGCTGCCGGCGGCGTCGGCACGGTGCTGGGCATGGAATGGGCCGGCGAAGTCGCCGAACTCGGGCCGGATGCCAAGGGCGTCAAGGTCGGCGATCGCGTGATGGGATCGGGCGGTGCGGCGTTCGCCGAATACGCGCTGACCGATCACGGCCGGCTGTTTCATCTGCCGGCGCAGGGCAACATGAGTTTTGAGGAAGCCGCCACCCTGCCCGTCGCGCTCGCGACCATGCACAACGCCGTCGTCACCAATGGCGCGCTGCAGGCCGGACAGACCGTGCTGATCCAGGGCGCCAGCTCCGGCGTCGGGCTGATGGCGATGCAGATCGCCAAGTTCAAGGGCGCGAAACTCGTGATCGGCTCCTCGACCGACGAGGCGCGCCGCGGCCGGCTCAAGGACTTCGGCGCCGACCTCGCGGTGGATTCGAAGGATCCCGGCTGGGTCGACCAGGTGCTGAAAGCGACCGATGGCGAAGGCGTCGACCTGATCGTCGACCAGATCTCGGGCCCGGTTGCCAACCAGAACCTCAAGGCCACCAAGATCAAGGGCCGCATCGTCAATGTCGGCCGGCTCGGCGGCACCCATGCCGATTTCAACTTCGACCTGCACGCCGCCCGCCGCATCAACTATATCGGCGTCACCTTCCGTACCCGCAGCATCGAGGAAATCCGCGAAATTTTTGACGAGGTCCGCAAGGACATCTGGTCCGCGGTGGAGAGCCGAAAACTGCAACTGCCGATCGACAAGGTCTTTTCCTTCGCCGAGATCGGCAAGGCGTTCGAGCACATGGAAGCCAACAAGCACCTCGGCAAGATCGTGGTGCGGCATTAG
- a CDS encoding nitronate monooxygenase family protein, with protein MIKTRFTELVGVEHPIVQGGMQWVGRAELVAAVANAGALGLITALTQPTPEDLTKEIARCRDLTDKPFGVNLTILPTIKPPPYAEYRQAIIEAGIKVVETAGNKPQEHVTEFKKHGIKILHKCTSVRHALSAERMGADAISIDGFECAGHPGEDDTPGLILIPAAADKVKIPMIASGGFGDGRGLVAALALGAEGINMGTRFMCTKESPIHQLVKEKIVANDERETELIFRTMRNTSRVARNAISTKVVAMEKEGAKFEDVRELVAGARGKMVYASGDADDGIWSAGQVQGLIHDIPTCGELVSRIMREAEAIIRSRLDGMMSGASRQAAE; from the coding sequence ATGATCAAGACGCGATTTACCGAACTCGTCGGCGTCGAGCACCCGATCGTCCAGGGCGGCATGCAGTGGGTCGGCCGCGCCGAGCTGGTCGCTGCCGTCGCCAATGCCGGCGCGCTCGGCCTGATCACCGCGCTGACGCAGCCGACGCCGGAAGATCTGACCAAGGAAATCGCGCGCTGCCGCGACTTGACCGACAAGCCGTTCGGCGTGAACCTGACGATCCTGCCGACCATCAAGCCGCCGCCCTACGCCGAATATCGCCAGGCCATCATCGAGGCCGGCATCAAGGTGGTCGAGACCGCCGGCAACAAGCCGCAGGAGCACGTCACCGAATTCAAGAAGCACGGCATCAAGATCCTGCATAAATGCACCAGCGTTCGCCACGCGCTGTCGGCGGAGCGGATGGGCGCCGACGCGATCTCGATCGACGGCTTTGAATGCGCCGGCCATCCCGGCGAGGACGACACCCCCGGCCTGATCCTGATCCCGGCCGCCGCCGACAAGGTCAAGATTCCGATGATTGCCTCCGGCGGCTTCGGCGACGGCCGCGGGCTGGTGGCCGCGCTGGCGCTCGGCGCCGAGGGCATCAACATGGGCACGCGCTTCATGTGCACCAAGGAAAGCCCGATCCATCAGCTGGTGAAGGAAAAGATCGTCGCCAACGACGAGCGCGAGACCGAACTGATCTTCCGCACCATGCGCAACACCTCGCGCGTCGCCAGGAACGCGATCTCGACCAAGGTGGTCGCGATGGAGAAGGAAGGCGCAAAATTCGAGGACGTCCGCGAACTCGTCGCCGGCGCCCGCGGCAAGATGGTCTACGCCTCCGGCGATGCCGATGACGGTATCTGGTCGGCCGGCCAGGTCCAGGGCCTGATCCACGACATCCCGACCTGCGGCGAACTGGTGTCGCGCATCATGCGCGAGGCCGAAGCCATCATCCGCAGCCGGCTCGATGGCATGATGTCCGGCGCCAGCCGTCAGGCCGCGGAATAG
- a CDS encoding CBS domain-containing protein, which translates to MQVGDVLRKKAARVATVRMNETVAIAAQLMRSSNISALVVKDVVRTEGNTAVGMFTERDVVRAIAEHGAAGANLKVSQLISVQQLVSCNSTDTLEHVRHVMNRAHIRHLPVIDNYSLIGVISMRDISSAFDDEATRAKPAASAA; encoded by the coding sequence ATGCAAGTCGGAGATGTCCTGCGCAAGAAAGCCGCCCGTGTCGCCACGGTCCGCATGAACGAGACCGTCGCCATTGCAGCCCAGCTGATGCGCTCCAGCAATATCAGCGCGCTGGTCGTCAAGGACGTCGTCCGCACCGAGGGCAACACCGCGGTCGGCATGTTCACCGAGCGCGACGTGGTTCGCGCCATTGCCGAACACGGCGCTGCCGGCGCCAACCTGAAGGTCTCGCAGCTGATCTCGGTGCAGCAGCTGGTGTCGTGCAACTCGACCGATACGCTCGAGCACGTCCGCCACGTCATGAACCGCGCGCACATCCGCCACCTGCCGGTGATCGACAATTACAGCCTGATCGGCGTCATCAGCATGCGCGACATCTCGAGCGCGTTCGACGACGAGGCCACCCGCGCGAAACCGGCCGCCAGCGCCGCCTGA
- the oxlT gene encoding oxalate/formate MFS antiporter codes for MVSSTTAATPAAPSSSGFRWLQLVMGIVCMAMIANLQYGWTLFVDPIDAKNHWGRAAIQLAFTIFVVTETWLVPVEAWFVDKYGPSIVVMFGGMMIALAWILNSYADSLTLLYTAAVIGGIGAGAVYGTCVGNALKWFPDRRGLAAGATAAGFGAGAAITVVPIANMISASGYQAAFLDFGIGQGLIVFILAFFIRRPTVAMPVKKKQLNLPQTRIDFTPPQVLRSPIFWVMYAVFVMVAAGGLMTAAQIAPIAHDFKIANTPVSLAGFQMAALTFAISLDRIFDGFGRPFFGWVSDTIGREHTMFIAFGTAAVMLLTLSAYGHVPVVFVLATAVYFGVFGEIYSLFPATCGDTFGAKYATTNNGMLYTAKGTASLLVPLASIVATSYGWQAVFVIAVALNATAALMALFVIKPLRRAFILGNETAADETAAGTAEIA; via the coding sequence ATGGTTTCCAGCACAACCGCCGCCACGCCGGCGGCGCCTTCTTCCAGCGGCTTCCGCTGGCTCCAGCTCGTGATGGGCATCGTCTGCATGGCGATGATTGCGAACCTCCAATACGGCTGGACGCTGTTCGTCGACCCGATCGACGCGAAAAACCACTGGGGCCGCGCGGCGATCCAGTTGGCCTTCACGATCTTCGTGGTGACGGAGACCTGGCTGGTGCCGGTCGAAGCCTGGTTCGTCGACAAATACGGCCCGAGCATCGTCGTGATGTTCGGCGGCATGATGATCGCGCTGGCCTGGATCCTGAATTCCTACGCGGACTCGTTGACGCTGCTCTACACCGCAGCCGTGATCGGCGGCATCGGCGCAGGTGCTGTGTACGGCACCTGCGTCGGCAATGCGCTGAAATGGTTTCCCGATCGCCGCGGCCTCGCCGCGGGCGCAACCGCGGCCGGCTTCGGCGCGGGCGCAGCGATCACGGTCGTGCCGATCGCCAACATGATCAGCGCCAGCGGCTATCAGGCCGCTTTCCTCGATTTCGGCATCGGACAGGGCCTGATCGTTTTCATCCTCGCCTTCTTCATTCGCCGGCCGACGGTGGCGATGCCGGTCAAGAAGAAGCAGCTCAACCTGCCGCAGACCAGGATCGACTTCACGCCGCCGCAGGTGCTGCGCAGCCCGATCTTCTGGGTGATGTACGCCGTGTTCGTGATGGTCGCGGCCGGCGGACTGATGACGGCGGCGCAGATCGCGCCGATCGCGCACGACTTCAAGATCGCCAACACGCCGGTCAGCCTCGCCGGCTTCCAGATGGCGGCGCTGACCTTTGCGATCTCGCTCGACCGCATCTTTGACGGTTTCGGCCGTCCGTTCTTCGGCTGGGTCTCCGACACGATCGGCCGCGAGCACACCATGTTCATCGCGTTCGGCACCGCGGCGGTGATGCTGCTGACGCTGTCGGCCTACGGCCATGTGCCTGTCGTCTTCGTGCTGGCGACCGCGGTGTATTTCGGCGTGTTCGGTGAAATCTACAGCCTGTTCCCCGCCACCTGCGGCGATACCTTCGGCGCCAAATACGCCACCACCAACAACGGCATGCTCTACACGGCCAAGGGCACCGCCTCGCTGCTGGTGCCGCTCGCCAGCATCGTCGCCACCAGCTACGGCTGGCAGGCGGTGTTCGTGATCGCCGTCGCGCTCAACGCGACCGCGGCCCTGATGGCACTGTTCGTGATCAAGCCGCTGCGGCGCGCCTTCATCCTCGGCAACGAAACCGCGGCCGACGAGACCGCCGCCGGGACTGCCGAGATCGCCTGA
- the oxlT gene encoding oxalate/formate MFS antiporter has translation MTDMVQATAPTAARVSDTYRWTQLAIGVAAMVMIANYQYGWTFFVPDIQKKFGWDRASIQWAFTLFVLFETWLVPIEGWFVDKYGPRLVVLVGGILCAIGWAINAEATTLNGYYLGMIVAGIGAGGVYGTCVGNALKWFPDKRGLAAGITAAGFGAGSALTVAPIQAMIKDSGFQTTFLYFGLGQGIIIVLLAFFLLAPKAGQVPTAIANANVIQTRRNYQPTEVIRQPIFWLMYFMFVIVGAGGLMVTANLKPIAVDWKVDAIPVTLIGMTMTAVTFAATIDRVLNGLTRPFFGWISDMIGRENTMFIAFGMEGVGIWALYMLGHDPVWFVILSGFVFFAWGEIYSLFPSTCTDTFGAKFATTNAGLLYTAKGTAALLVPIANYMQQTSGTWDRVFVIAAGANILASLLAILVLKPWRKTVVAKAVAA, from the coding sequence ATGACGGATATGGTTCAGGCAACGGCCCCCACAGCCGCACGTGTGAGCGACACCTATCGGTGGACGCAGCTTGCGATCGGTGTCGCCGCGATGGTGATGATCGCCAATTACCAATACGGCTGGACCTTCTTCGTCCCCGACATCCAGAAGAAATTCGGCTGGGACCGCGCCTCGATCCAGTGGGCGTTCACGCTGTTTGTGCTGTTCGAAACCTGGCTGGTGCCGATCGAAGGCTGGTTCGTCGATAAATACGGCCCCCGCCTCGTCGTCCTCGTCGGCGGCATCCTGTGCGCCATCGGTTGGGCGATCAACGCCGAGGCGACCACGCTGAACGGCTATTATCTCGGGATGATCGTGGCAGGCATCGGCGCCGGCGGCGTCTACGGCACCTGCGTCGGCAATGCGCTGAAATGGTTTCCCGACAAGCGCGGCCTCGCCGCCGGCATCACCGCGGCCGGTTTCGGCGCCGGCTCGGCGCTGACGGTGGCGCCGATCCAGGCCATGATCAAGGATTCCGGCTTCCAGACCACCTTCCTGTATTTCGGGCTAGGCCAGGGCATCATCATCGTGCTGCTCGCCTTCTTCCTGCTCGCACCGAAGGCCGGACAGGTTCCGACGGCGATCGCCAATGCCAACGTGATCCAGACCCGCCGCAACTACCAGCCGACCGAAGTGATCCGCCAGCCGATCTTCTGGCTGATGTATTTCATGTTCGTGATCGTGGGCGCCGGCGGATTGATGGTCACGGCGAACCTCAAGCCGATCGCGGTCGACTGGAAGGTCGATGCGATCCCGGTCACCCTTATCGGAATGACGATGACGGCGGTGACATTCGCCGCCACCATCGACCGGGTTCTCAACGGCCTGACGCGCCCGTTCTTCGGCTGGATCTCCGACATGATCGGCCGCGAGAACACCATGTTCATCGCGTTCGGCATGGAGGGCGTCGGCATCTGGGCGCTCTACATGCTCGGTCACGATCCGGTCTGGTTCGTCATCCTGTCGGGCTTCGTGTTCTTTGCCTGGGGTGAGATCTATTCGCTGTTCCCCTCGACTTGCACCGATACCTTCGGCGCCAAGTTCGCGACCACCAATGCGGGCCTGCTCTACACCGCAAAGGGCACCGCCGCGCTGCTGGTTCCGATCGCGAACTACATGCAGCAAACCTCGGGGACCTGGGACAGGGTGTTCGTCATCGCGGCGGGCGCCAATATCCTGGCGTCGCTGCTGGCGATCCTGGTGCTCAAGCCATGGCGCAAGACCGTGGTGGCCAAGGCGGTCGCCGCCTAA
- the frc gene encoding formyl-CoA transferase, with protein MTKALTGVRILDFTHVQSGPTCTQLLAWFGADVIKVERPGVGDITRGQLQDIPNVDSLYFTMLNHNKRSITLDTKNPKGKEVLTALMKTCDVLVENFGPGVLDRMGFPWEKIQSINPKLIVASIKGFGPGPYEDCKVYENVAQCTGGAASTTGFRDGLPLVTGAQIGDSGTGLHLALGIVTALYQRTVTGKGQKVTAAMQDGVLNLARVKLRDQQRLAHGPLKEYSQFGEGIPFGDAVPRAGNDSGGGQPGRILKCKGWEQDPNAYIYFITQAPVWEKICDVIGEPGWKTHPDYAKPPARLSRLNEIFARIEQWTMTKTKFEAMDILNKDDIPCGPILSMKEIAEDQSLRATGTVVEVDHPTRGKYISVGNPIKLSDSPSDVTRSPLLGEHTDEILRQVLGFSDHQVAEIHDSGALDPPRKQAAE; from the coding sequence ATGACAAAGGCGCTCACGGGCGTTCGCATTCTCGATTTCACCCACGTCCAGTCGGGACCGACCTGCACGCAGTTGCTGGCCTGGTTCGGCGCCGACGTGATCAAGGTCGAGCGTCCCGGCGTCGGCGACATCACCCGCGGCCAGTTGCAGGACATCCCCAACGTGGACAGCCTGTATTTCACCATGCTGAACCACAACAAGCGTTCGATCACGCTCGACACCAAGAACCCGAAGGGTAAGGAAGTCCTCACGGCGCTAATGAAGACTTGCGATGTGCTGGTGGAAAATTTCGGGCCCGGCGTGCTCGACCGCATGGGTTTTCCCTGGGAGAAAATCCAGAGCATCAACCCGAAGCTGATCGTGGCCTCGATCAAGGGCTTTGGTCCCGGACCCTACGAAGACTGCAAGGTCTATGAGAACGTCGCCCAGTGCACCGGCGGCGCGGCATCGACTACCGGCTTCCGCGACGGCCTGCCCTTGGTCACCGGCGCGCAGATCGGCGACAGCGGCACCGGCCTGCATCTCGCGCTCGGCATCGTCACCGCGCTCTATCAGCGCACCGTCACCGGCAAGGGCCAGAAGGTCACGGCCGCGATGCAGGACGGCGTGCTCAACCTGGCGCGCGTCAAGCTGCGCGACCAGCAGCGCCTCGCCCATGGCCCGCTGAAGGAATACAGCCAGTTCGGCGAAGGCATTCCGTTCGGCGACGCGGTGCCGCGCGCCGGCAACGATTCCGGCGGCGGCCAGCCCGGCCGCATCCTGAAGTGCAAGGGCTGGGAGCAGGATCCCAACGCCTACATCTACTTCATCACCCAGGCGCCGGTCTGGGAGAAGATCTGCGACGTGATCGGCGAGCCCGGCTGGAAGACCCATCCGGATTACGCCAAGCCGCCTGCCCGACTGTCGCGGCTCAACGAGATCTTCGCCCGCATCGAACAGTGGACGATGACCAAGACCAAGTTCGAGGCGATGGACATCCTCAACAAGGACGACATCCCCTGCGGTCCGATCCTGTCGATGAAGGAGATCGCGGAAGACCAGTCGCTGCGCGCGACCGGCACCGTGGTCGAGGTCGATCATCCCACGCGCGGCAAGTACATCTCGGTCGGCAACCCGATCAAGCTGTCGGACTCGCCGAGCGACGTCACCCGCTCGCCGCTGCTCGGCGAGCACACCGACGAAATCCTGCGCCAGGTGCTCGGCTTCTCCGATCACCAGGTAGCTGAAATCCACGACTCCGGCGCGCTCGACCCGCCGCGCAAGCAGGCAGCGGAATAG
- the oxc gene encoding oxalyl-CoA decarboxylase produces the protein MLNTATKTEAPGSEQELQGELTDGFHLVIDALKLNGINTIYGVPGIPITDLGRMMQSAGIRVLSFRHEQNAGYAASIAGFLTKKPGVCLTVSAPGFLNGLTALAHATTNCFPMILISGSSEREIVDLQQGDYEEMDQLAVAKPLCKAAFRVLHAADIGIGLARAIRAAVSGRPGGVYLDLPAKLFGQVMDAAAGAKSLVKVIDAAPAQIPAPSAVKRALDVLKGAKRPLIILGKGAAYAQADDDIRAFVEKSGVPFLQMSMAKGLLPDTHAQSAGAARSTVLKDADVVMLIGARLNWLLSHGKGKTWGEAPKKFIQIDIEPKEMDSNVEIVAPVVGDIGSCASAFLEAMGANWSPAPADWLATVAKKRDENVAKMAPKLMSNASPMDYHGALGALRTIVKERPDAIFVNEGANTLDLARGVIDMYKPRKRLDVGTWGVMGIGMGYSIAAAIETGKPVLAVEGDSAFGFSGMEVETICRYKLPICIVIFNNDGIYRGTDVNSAGSDPATTVFVKGSRYDKMMEAFGGVGVNATSPDELKRAVNEAMDSGKPTLINAVIDPAAGSESGRIGNLNPQSVLKKK, from the coding sequence ATGCTGAACACCGCGACCAAGACCGAAGCACCGGGCTCCGAGCAAGAGCTGCAAGGGGAACTAACGGACGGCTTTCATCTCGTCATCGACGCGCTGAAGCTCAACGGCATCAACACCATCTATGGCGTGCCGGGGATTCCGATCACCGACCTCGGCCGCATGATGCAGTCGGCCGGCATCCGCGTGCTGTCGTTCCGTCACGAGCAGAACGCCGGCTATGCCGCGTCGATCGCCGGCTTTCTGACCAAGAAGCCCGGCGTCTGCCTCACCGTCTCGGCGCCCGGCTTTCTCAACGGCCTGACCGCGCTGGCGCATGCCACCACCAACTGCTTCCCGATGATTCTGATCTCGGGTTCCTCCGAGCGCGAAATCGTCGACCTGCAGCAGGGCGACTATGAAGAGATGGACCAGCTCGCGGTTGCCAAGCCGCTGTGCAAAGCGGCGTTCCGCGTCCTCCATGCCGCCGACATCGGCATCGGTCTGGCGCGTGCGATCCGCGCCGCGGTGTCGGGCCGTCCGGGCGGCGTCTATCTCGATCTGCCCGCAAAGCTGTTCGGCCAGGTGATGGATGCGGCCGCCGGCGCCAAGTCGCTGGTCAAGGTAATCGACGCCGCACCGGCGCAGATTCCTGCTCCGTCCGCCGTCAAGCGCGCGCTTGATGTGCTCAAGGGCGCCAAGCGTCCCCTCATCATTCTCGGCAAGGGTGCGGCCTACGCGCAGGCCGATGACGACATCCGCGCCTTCGTCGAAAAGAGCGGCGTGCCGTTCCTGCAGATGAGCATGGCCAAGGGCCTGCTGCCGGACACCCATGCGCAGTCGGCGGGTGCCGCACGCTCCACCGTGCTGAAGGACGCCGACGTCGTCATGCTGATCGGCGCCCGTCTCAACTGGCTGCTCTCGCACGGCAAGGGCAAGACCTGGGGCGAAGCCCCGAAGAAGTTCATCCAGATCGATATCGAGCCGAAGGAAATGGATTCCAACGTCGAGATCGTGGCCCCGGTGGTCGGCGATATCGGCTCCTGCGCGTCGGCATTCTTGGAAGCCATGGGTGCCAACTGGTCGCCCGCCCCGGCCGACTGGCTCGCGACGGTTGCCAAGAAGCGCGACGAGAACGTCGCCAAGATGGCGCCGAAGCTGATGAGCAACGCTTCGCCGATGGATTATCACGGCGCGCTCGGCGCGCTGCGCACCATCGTCAAGGAACGGCCCGACGCGATCTTCGTCAACGAAGGCGCCAACACCCTCGACCTCGCCCGTGGCGTCATTGACATGTACAAGCCGCGCAAGCGGCTCGACGTCGGCACCTGGGGCGTGATGGGCATCGGCATGGGCTATTCGATTGCCGCGGCGATCGAGACCGGCAAGCCGGTGCTGGCGGTCGAAGGCGACTCGGCGTTCGGTTTCTCCGGCATGGAGGTCGAGACCATCTGCCGCTACAAGCTGCCGATCTGCATCGTCATCTTCAACAATGACGGCATCTATCGCGGCACCGACGTCAACTCGGCAGGCTCCGATCCGGCGACGACGGTGTTCGTCAAGGGCTCGCGCTACGACAAGATGATGGAGGCCTTCGGCGGCGTCGGCGTCAACGCGACCTCGCCCGACGAACTGAAGCGCGCCGTCAACGAAGCGATGGATTCCGGCAAGCCGACGCTGATCAACGCGGTGATCGATCCGGCGGCAGGCTCTGAGAGCGGCCGGATCGGCAACCTCAATCCGCAAAGCGTGCTGAAGAAGAAGTAA